From Streptomyces sp. CMB-StM0423, a single genomic window includes:
- the ilvC gene encoding ketol-acid reductoisomerase, with protein MAELFYDDDADLSIIQGRKVAVLGYGSQGHAHALSLRDSGVDVRVGLHEGSKSRAKAEEQGLRVVTAAEAAAEADVIMMLVPDPVQGQVYEESVKDNLKDGDALFFGHGLNIRYGFVKPPANVDVCMVAPKGPGHLVRRQFEEGRGVPCIAAVEQDASGGGFALALSYAKAIGGTRAGVIKTTFTEETETDLFGEQAVLCGGTSALVKAGFETLVEAGYQPEIAYFECLHELKLIVDLMYEGGLEKMRWSVSETAEWGDYVSGPRIINDNTKAEMKKILGEIQDGSFAKDWMAEYHNGLPRYNEYKKRDADHLIETTGKELRKLMSWVDDKD; from the coding sequence GTGGCCGAGCTGTTCTACGACGACGACGCCGACCTGTCCATCATCCAGGGCCGCAAGGTCGCGGTCCTCGGCTACGGCAGCCAGGGCCACGCCCACGCGCTGTCGCTGCGCGACTCCGGCGTGGACGTCCGCGTCGGCCTGCACGAGGGCTCCAAGTCCCGGGCGAAGGCCGAGGAGCAGGGCCTGCGGGTCGTCACCGCCGCCGAGGCCGCCGCCGAGGCCGACGTGATCATGATGCTGGTGCCGGACCCGGTGCAGGGCCAGGTCTACGAGGAGTCCGTGAAGGACAACCTCAAGGACGGCGACGCGCTGTTCTTCGGCCACGGCCTCAACATCCGCTACGGCTTCGTCAAGCCCCCCGCCAACGTCGACGTCTGCATGGTCGCCCCGAAGGGCCCGGGCCACCTGGTCCGCCGCCAGTTCGAGGAGGGCCGCGGCGTGCCGTGCATCGCGGCCGTCGAGCAGGACGCCAGCGGCGGCGGCTTCGCGCTGGCCCTGTCGTACGCGAAGGCCATCGGCGGCACCCGCGCCGGCGTCATCAAGACCACCTTCACCGAGGAGACCGAGACCGACCTCTTCGGCGAGCAGGCCGTGCTGTGCGGCGGCACCTCGGCGCTGGTCAAGGCCGGCTTCGAGACCCTGGTCGAGGCGGGCTACCAGCCGGAGATCGCGTACTTCGAGTGCCTGCACGAGCTGAAGCTCATCGTGGACCTCATGTACGAGGGCGGCCTGGAGAAGATGCGCTGGTCGGTCTCCGAGACCGCCGAGTGGGGCGACTACGTCTCCGGCCCGCGGATCATCAACGACAACACCAAGGCCGAGATGAAGAAGATCCTCGGCGAGATCCAGGACGGCTCGTTCGCCAAGGACTGGATGGCCGAGTACCACAACGGTCTGCCGCGCTACAACGAGTACAAGAAGCGCGACGCCGACCACCTGATCGAAACGACCGGCAAGGAGCTGCGGAAGCTCATGAGCTGGGTCGACGACAAGGACTGA
- the ilvN gene encoding acetolactate synthase small subunit gives MSKHTLSVLVENKPGILARISAMFFRRGFNIDSLAVGTTEHPDISRMTIVVNVEDQPLEQVTKQLNKLVNVLKIVELEPGAAVQRELVLVKVRADNETRSQVVEIVQLFRAKTVDVSPEAVTIEATGSGEKLEAMLKMLEPYGIKELVQSGTIAIGRGARSITDRSLRALDRSA, from the coding sequence ATGTCCAAGCACACGCTGTCGGTCCTGGTGGAGAACAAGCCGGGCATCCTGGCCAGGATCTCCGCGATGTTCTTCCGCCGCGGCTTCAACATCGACTCGCTCGCCGTCGGCACCACCGAGCACCCGGACATCTCCCGGATGACGATCGTGGTGAACGTCGAGGACCAGCCCCTGGAGCAGGTCACCAAGCAGCTCAACAAGCTCGTCAACGTGCTGAAGATCGTCGAGCTGGAGCCGGGCGCGGCGGTGCAGCGCGAACTCGTCCTGGTGAAGGTGCGCGCCGACAACGAGACCCGCTCCCAGGTCGTCGAGATCGTCCAGCTCTTCCGCGCCAAGACCGTGGACGTCTCCCCGGAGGCGGTCACGATCGAGGCCACCGGCAGCGGCGAGAAGCTGGAGGCGATGCTGAAGATGCTGGAGCCGTACGGCATCAAGGAGCTGGTCCAGTCCGGCACCATCGCCATCGGCCGCGGCGCCCGCTCCATCACGGACCGTTCCCTCCGCGCTCTCGACCGAAGCGCGTAA
- a CDS encoding acetolactate synthase large subunit, protein MTEQAPPRSEPHPQPPRARSGGQSRVPGHTPADKTVTGAQSLILALEAVGVDTVFGIPGGAILPAYDPMMDSTKVRHVLVRHEQGAGHAATGYAQATGKVGVCMATSGPGATNLVTPIADAHMDSVPMVAITGQVAVRSIGTDAFQEADICGITMPITKHNFLVTDPADIPRVISEAFHIAGTGRPGPVLVDIAKDTLQSPTVFSWPPRHELPGYRPVTKPHAKQIREAARLVGAARRPVLYVGGGVLKARATAELKVLAELTGAPVVTTLMGLGAFPDTHPQHLGMPGMHGTVAAVTSLQKADLIVALGARFDDRVTGRLDTFAPHAKIVHADIDPAEIGKNREADVPIVGDAREVIADLIVAVQSEQEQGDRQGTGTERYAEWWQQLDRWRETYPLGYDLPSDGTLSPQQVIQRIGELAPEDTVYTAGVGQHQMWAAHYIEYDKPRTWLNSGGAGTMGYAVPAAMGAKAGAPDATVWAIDGDGCFQMTNQELVTCALNGIPIKVAIINNGALGMVRQWQTLFYNRRYSNTVLSGPNGNGAAEGAGGAEEQARHAAGTRCPDFVKLAEAMGCVGLRCEDPEQLDAVIEKANAINDRPVVVDFIVHQDAMVWPMVAAGTSNDEIMAARDVRPDFGDGEDD, encoded by the coding sequence ATGACCGAGCAGGCTCCCCCGCGGAGTGAGCCCCACCCGCAGCCGCCGCGGGCCCGCAGCGGGGGACAGTCCCGCGTTCCGGGGCACACACCGGCGGACAAGACCGTGACGGGCGCGCAGTCCCTCATCCTCGCGCTTGAGGCCGTAGGCGTGGACACGGTGTTCGGCATTCCGGGCGGGGCCATCCTCCCCGCGTACGACCCGATGATGGACTCCACGAAGGTCCGGCACGTCCTCGTCCGCCACGAGCAGGGCGCGGGGCACGCCGCCACCGGGTACGCGCAGGCCACCGGCAAGGTGGGCGTCTGCATGGCCACCTCGGGACCGGGCGCGACCAACCTCGTCACGCCGATCGCCGACGCGCACATGGACTCCGTGCCGATGGTCGCGATCACCGGCCAGGTGGCGGTCAGGTCGATCGGCACGGACGCCTTCCAGGAGGCGGACATCTGCGGCATCACCATGCCGATCACGAAGCACAACTTCCTGGTCACGGACCCCGCGGACATCCCGCGGGTGATCTCCGAGGCGTTCCACATCGCCGGCACCGGGCGGCCGGGTCCTGTGCTGGTCGACATCGCCAAGGACACGCTGCAGTCGCCCACCGTCTTCTCCTGGCCGCCGCGGCACGAGCTGCCCGGCTACCGCCCGGTCACCAAGCCGCACGCCAAGCAGATCCGCGAGGCCGCCCGGCTCGTCGGCGCCGCCCGGCGCCCCGTGCTGTACGTCGGCGGCGGCGTGCTCAAGGCCCGCGCCACCGCCGAGCTGAAGGTGCTCGCGGAGCTGACCGGCGCCCCGGTCGTCACCACCCTGATGGGCCTCGGCGCCTTCCCCGACACCCACCCGCAGCACCTGGGCATGCCCGGCATGCACGGCACGGTGGCCGCCGTCACCTCGCTGCAGAAGGCCGACCTGATCGTGGCGCTCGGGGCCCGGTTCGACGACCGGGTGACCGGCAGGCTGGACACCTTCGCGCCGCACGCCAAGATCGTGCACGCCGACATCGACCCGGCGGAGATCGGCAAGAACCGCGAGGCGGACGTGCCGATCGTCGGCGACGCCCGCGAGGTCATCGCCGACCTGATCGTGGCGGTGCAGAGCGAGCAGGAGCAGGGCGACCGGCAGGGCACGGGCACCGAGCGCTACGCGGAGTGGTGGCAGCAGCTCGACCGCTGGCGCGAGACGTACCCCCTCGGCTACGACCTGCCCTCCGACGGCACCCTCTCGCCCCAGCAGGTGATCCAGCGCATCGGCGAGCTGGCCCCGGAGGACACGGTCTACACCGCGGGCGTCGGCCAGCACCAGATGTGGGCAGCCCACTACATCGAGTACGACAAGCCCCGCACCTGGCTCAACTCCGGCGGCGCCGGGACCATGGGCTACGCCGTCCCGGCCGCCATGGGCGCCAAGGCCGGCGCGCCGGACGCGACGGTCTGGGCCATCGACGGCGACGGCTGCTTCCAGATGACCAACCAGGAGCTGGTCACCTGCGCGCTGAACGGCATCCCGATCAAGGTCGCGATCATCAACAACGGCGCGCTGGGCATGGTCCGCCAGTGGCAGACCCTCTTCTACAACCGCCGCTACTCCAACACCGTGCTGTCGGGCCCGAACGGCAACGGCGCGGCCGAGGGCGCCGGCGGCGCCGAGGAGCAGGCCCGCCATGCGGCCGGCACCCGCTGCCCTGACTTCGTCAAGCTCGCCGAGGCCATGGGCTGCGTCGGCCTGCGGTGCGAGGACCCCGAGCAGCTCGACGCGGTCATCGAGAAGGCCAACGCCATCAACGACCGCCCCGTCGTCGTGGACTTCATCGTCCACCAGGACGCGATGGTCTGGCCGATGGTCGCGGCCGGCACCTCCAACGACGAGATCATGGCCGCGCGCGACGTCCGCCCGGACTTCGGCGACGGCGAAGACGACTGA
- a CDS encoding putative bifunctional diguanylate cyclase/phosphodiesterase, which yields MTASIGAVVPRPPLPAGVVPQLVLAVLCAGYATGAALGWGSSRVALIMGDFGLSAAAFAAAFSCLHYARIRQGRFRPAWLMFGVSSAMAGIGNGIWGWYEVVLQRPLPEASVADFFFLLFAPPAVIGLLVLARRPVSRAGWICLGLDTWLIGGSLLTISWTLALAHAAGDDESVPRVALSLAYPLLDIVLVSMVLALHFRRTAAGRSAINTAIGALVLTVLCDALFTSPLLQEQYRSGQLLDAGWFAGSVLLAYAPWVGRAEEAEEAEERGQKERGRPIAGHIGALAPYLAAGVCTLGILYNLLDGRSVDRVVLMTACTVVLALVVRQAIMLLDNISLTQELAQKENHFRSLVQGSSDVIMIAAPSGVLRYVSPAAQGVYGTDPEELVGCELAGLIHPDDLGRVLHEVRRFLSAPPGGARSIRIECRFRAGRGRRGGRAGGEGGYGEDGWLNVESTVNRHHNGLIFNSRDVTERVRLQAQLQHSASHDALTDLPNRALFTERVGHALGGRRAGDANAAVLFIDLDGFKAVNDTVGHAAGDELLIQAGRRLQESIRSGDSAARLGGDEFAVLLVGGAAGENRSDGAGRERRTREVADRLRVRLSEPYTAGGVEVRVAASIGVAFAEPGSTPAELMRNADLAMYRAKQAGKARVELYAPQMQAEVVRRIEMANRLRSALDDGQFTLVHQPVVELSSGRLAALSAQPRWRSAQGIVHTPAEFMQGPPDTGGRGSGQDRARTAELARWLLEATVEQAAERYEAGMGIPVTVRMSAARLTDRSMSPQLVEALLVRHGLPPGALTVEVADSDTRVGMDELERRLVALRRLGVRIALDGFGSGHAAIAALRRLPVDVLKLDRGLVDGLAESPRLRAIAAGMIGIAGELGLDSTAEGVDLPEQAEVLRALGCRHAQGMAYCEPLEEERVRDALALGAFALPEEDASAIALT from the coding sequence GTGACCGCGTCGATCGGGGCGGTGGTGCCCAGGCCGCCGTTGCCCGCGGGGGTCGTACCCCAGTTGGTCCTCGCGGTGCTCTGCGCGGGGTATGCCACCGGTGCCGCTCTGGGCTGGGGCTCTTCCCGAGTCGCCCTGATCATGGGGGACTTCGGGCTGAGCGCGGCGGCGTTCGCGGCCGCCTTCTCGTGTCTCCACTACGCGCGTATCCGCCAGGGCCGCTTTCGGCCGGCCTGGCTCATGTTCGGTGTCTCGTCCGCCATGGCGGGTATCGGCAACGGCATCTGGGGCTGGTACGAGGTCGTGCTCCAGCGCCCGCTGCCCGAGGCGTCCGTGGCGGACTTCTTCTTCCTGCTCTTCGCGCCGCCGGCGGTCATCGGCCTGCTGGTGCTCGCCCGGCGGCCGGTGAGCAGAGCGGGCTGGATCTGCCTGGGCCTGGACACCTGGCTCATCGGCGGCTCCCTGCTCACCATCTCCTGGACGCTCGCCCTGGCGCACGCCGCGGGGGACGACGAGTCGGTGCCGCGGGTCGCGCTCTCGCTCGCGTACCCGCTGCTGGACATCGTGCTGGTGAGCATGGTGCTGGCGCTGCACTTCCGGCGCACCGCGGCCGGCCGCTCCGCGATCAACACGGCGATCGGCGCGCTGGTGCTCACGGTGCTGTGCGACGCGCTGTTCACCTCGCCGCTGCTCCAGGAGCAGTACCGCTCGGGGCAGTTGCTGGACGCCGGCTGGTTCGCCGGCTCGGTGCTCCTCGCGTACGCCCCCTGGGTCGGCAGGGCCGAGGAGGCGGAGGAGGCAGAGGAGCGCGGCCAGAAGGAGCGCGGCCGCCCCATCGCCGGCCACATCGGCGCGCTCGCGCCGTATCTCGCGGCCGGGGTCTGCACGCTGGGGATCCTGTACAACCTGCTGGACGGCCGCAGCGTCGACCGCGTGGTGCTGATGACCGCCTGCACGGTCGTGCTGGCGCTGGTCGTCCGCCAGGCGATCATGCTGCTGGACAACATCAGCCTCACCCAGGAGCTGGCCCAGAAGGAGAACCACTTCCGCTCGCTCGTGCAGGGTTCGAGCGACGTCATCATGATCGCGGCGCCGTCCGGCGTGCTGCGCTACGTCAGCCCGGCCGCCCAGGGGGTCTACGGCACGGACCCGGAGGAGCTGGTCGGCTGCGAGCTGGCCGGGCTCATCCACCCCGACGACCTGGGCCGGGTGCTGCACGAGGTGCGCCGGTTCCTGTCGGCGCCACCCGGCGGCGCGCGCTCGATCCGCATCGAGTGCCGCTTCCGGGCCGGCCGGGGCCGCCGCGGCGGCCGGGCCGGCGGCGAGGGCGGCTACGGCGAGGACGGCTGGCTGAACGTCGAGTCGACGGTCAACCGGCACCACAACGGCCTGATCTTCAACTCCCGGGACGTCACCGAGCGCGTCCGGCTCCAGGCGCAGTTGCAGCACAGCGCCTCCCACGACGCGCTCACCGACCTGCCGAACCGGGCGCTGTTCACCGAGCGCGTCGGCCATGCCCTCGGCGGCCGGCGGGCCGGGGACGCGAACGCGGCCGTGCTCTTCATCGACCTCGACGGCTTCAAGGCGGTCAACGACACCGTGGGCCACGCCGCCGGCGACGAGCTGCTCATCCAGGCCGGCCGCCGGCTGCAGGAGTCGATCCGCTCCGGGGACTCCGCGGCCCGGCTGGGCGGTGACGAGTTCGCGGTGCTGCTCGTCGGCGGCGCGGCGGGTGAGAACCGGTCGGACGGCGCCGGGCGCGAGCGGCGCACCCGCGAGGTCGCCGACCGGCTGCGGGTGCGGCTCTCCGAGCCGTACACCGCGGGCGGCGTCGAGGTGCGGGTCGCGGCCAGCATCGGCGTGGCCTTCGCCGAGCCCGGCAGCACGCCCGCGGAGCTGATGCGCAACGCCGACCTGGCGATGTACCGCGCCAAGCAGGCGGGCAAGGCGCGCGTCGAGCTGTACGCACCGCAGATGCAGGCCGAGGTGGTACGCCGGATAGAGATGGCGAACCGGCTGCGCTCCGCGCTGGACGACGGGCAGTTCACGCTCGTCCACCAGCCGGTGGTGGAGCTGTCGAGCGGGCGGCTGGCGGCGCTGTCGGCGCAGCCGCGCTGGCGCTCGGCGCAGGGCATCGTGCACACGCCGGCCGAGTTCATGCAGGGCCCGCCGGACACCGGCGGGCGCGGCAGCGGGCAGGACCGGGCCCGTACCGCGGAGCTGGCGCGCTGGTTGCTGGAGGCGACGGTCGAGCAGGCCGCCGAGAGGTACGAGGCGGGCATGGGCATCCCCGTGACCGTACGGATGTCCGCCGCCCGGCTCACCGACCGGAGCATGTCACCGCAACTGGTGGAGGCCCTGCTGGTGCGGCACGGGCTGCCGCCCGGCGCGCTGACCGTCGAGGTCGCCGACAGCGACACCCGGGTCGGCATGGACGAGCTGGAGCGGCGCCTGGTGGCGCTGCGCCGCCTCGGCGTGCGCATCGCGCTCGACGGCTTCGGCAGCGGCCACGCCGCCATCGCCGCGCTGCGCCGGCTGCCGGTGGACGTGCTCAAGCTGGACCGGGGCCTGGTCGACGGCCTGGCCGAGTCGCCCCGGCTGCGCGCCATCGCGGCGGGGATGATCGGCATCGCCGGCGAGCTGGGCCTGGACTCGACGGCCGAGGGAGTCGACCTGCCCGAGCAGGCCGAGGTGCTGCGCGCGCTGGGCTGCCGGCACGCGCAGGGCATGGCCTACTGCGAACCACTGGAGGAGGAGCGGGTACGGGACGCGCTGGCCCTGGGAGCGTTCGCGCTGCCGGAAGAGGACGCTTCGGCCATTGCGCTCACATAG
- a CDS encoding 2-hydroxyacid dehydrogenase, which produces MWLPIPPDEITGLPPELDYVHWDAEPEFPADPADCVFLVAPYMRRITHDPVPRMTALRVLQTLTAGVDDFLPVLSTLPPGARLCNARGVHEASTAELALALTLASLRGIPDFVRRQDAEEWRGGFHPSLADKTVLILGYGAIGSAVEDRLAGFECERVIRIARSQRTTPRGPVHALDGVRELLPAADVVIVTTPLTDATRGLVDAGFLARMKDGALLVNVARGAVVDTKALLDEVGPGRLRAALDVTDPEPLPPGHPLWHAPGVLISPHTGGPTSAFRPRAERLLRAQLRRFAAGEPVEHVVAVA; this is translated from the coding sequence GTGTGGCTGCCGATTCCGCCGGACGAGATCACCGGCCTGCCGCCGGAACTCGACTACGTCCACTGGGACGCCGAGCCCGAGTTCCCCGCGGACCCGGCGGACTGCGTGTTCCTGGTGGCCCCCTACATGCGCCGGATCACCCACGACCCGGTGCCGCGGATGACGGCGCTGCGGGTGCTGCAGACGCTCACCGCCGGCGTCGACGACTTCCTGCCCGTGCTGTCCACGCTGCCGCCGGGGGCCCGGCTGTGCAACGCCCGCGGCGTGCACGAGGCGTCGACCGCGGAGCTGGCGCTGGCGCTCACCCTCGCGTCGCTGCGCGGCATCCCCGACTTCGTACGCCGGCAGGACGCGGAGGAGTGGCGCGGCGGCTTCCACCCGTCGCTCGCCGACAAGACCGTGCTGATCCTCGGCTACGGCGCCATCGGAAGCGCGGTGGAAGACCGGCTTGCGGGCTTTGAGTGCGAGCGGGTCATACGCATCGCGCGCTCCCAGCGCACCACACCACGCGGTCCTGTGCACGCCCTCGACGGCGTACGGGAGTTGCTGCCCGCCGCCGACGTGGTGATCGTGACGACCCCGCTGACCGACGCCACCCGCGGCCTGGTCGACGCCGGGTTCCTGGCCCGGATGAAGGACGGCGCGCTGCTCGTGAACGTCGCCCGCGGCGCCGTCGTCGACACGAAGGCCCTGCTGGACGAGGTGGGACCGGGCCGACTGCGGGCAGCGCTCGACGTGACGGACCCCGAGCCGCTGCCGCCGGGACACCCGCTGTGGCACGCGCCCGGGGTGCTGATCAGCCCGCACACCGGGGGGCCGACGTCCGCCTTCCGGCCGCGTGCGGAGAGGCTGCTGCGTGCCCAGTTGCGGCGGTTCGCCGCCGGTGAACCGGTGGAGCACGTGGTCGCCGTTGCCTGA
- a CDS encoding aldo/keto reductase, producing the protein MERRTIGAAALEVGAVGLGCMPMSWAYSTSRQQGDESVRAVCAALDAGVSLLDTADMYGPFTNELLVGRVLKERRADAFVSTKVGLLVGEQHVVANGRASYVRRACDASLRRLQTDVIDLYQLHREDPEVPVEETWGAMAELVAAGKVRSLGFCAVGARADRRAGGGMYDATIRRLGRVQQVFPVSSVQAELSVWSPEALASLLPWCEARQVGFLAAMPLGHGFLTGTLTPGQGFEPDDIRARHPRFTAEMMAANQPVVAGLRRVAERHGATPAQAALAWVLAQGAHVVPVPGAKRARWSVENAAAAGLRLAPADLAEIAALPPAQGSWE; encoded by the coding sequence GTGGAGCGCAGGACGATCGGGGCGGCGGCCCTGGAAGTGGGCGCGGTCGGCCTCGGCTGCATGCCGATGAGCTGGGCGTACAGCACGTCGCGGCAGCAGGGCGACGAGTCCGTACGGGCCGTGTGCGCGGCGCTCGACGCCGGCGTGAGCCTCCTCGACACCGCCGACATGTACGGGCCGTTCACCAACGAACTGCTGGTCGGCAGGGTGCTCAAGGAGCGGCGCGCGGACGCGTTCGTCTCCACCAAGGTGGGCCTCCTCGTCGGCGAGCAGCACGTCGTCGCCAACGGCCGTGCGTCGTACGTCAGACGCGCCTGCGACGCCTCGCTGCGCCGGCTGCAGACCGACGTCATCGACCTGTACCAACTGCACCGCGAGGACCCCGAGGTGCCGGTCGAGGAGACCTGGGGCGCGATGGCGGAGCTGGTGGCGGCGGGCAAGGTGCGCTCGCTCGGGTTCTGCGCGGTCGGCGCGCGGGCGGACCGCCGGGCGGGCGGCGGGATGTACGACGCGACGATCCGCCGGCTGGGCCGGGTGCAGCAGGTGTTCCCGGTCAGCAGCGTGCAGGCGGAGCTGTCGGTGTGGTCGCCGGAGGCGCTGGCGAGCCTGCTGCCGTGGTGCGAGGCGCGCCAGGTCGGGTTCCTCGCGGCGATGCCGCTGGGGCACGGGTTCCTCACCGGCACGCTGACGCCGGGGCAGGGCTTCGAGCCGGACGACATACGGGCCAGGCACCCGCGGTTCACCGCCGAGATGATGGCGGCGAACCAGCCGGTGGTCGCCGGGCTGCGCCGGGTCGCCGAGCGGCACGGCGCGACGCCGGCGCAGGCGGCGCTGGCCTGGGTGCTGGCGCAGGGGGCGCACGTGGTGCCGGTGCCGGGCGCGAAGCGGGCGCGGTGGTCGGTGGAGAACGCCGCGGCGGCGGGGCTGCGGCTGGCGCCGGCGGACCTGGCGGAGATCGCGGCGCTGCCGCCGGCGCAGGGATCGTGGGAGTAG
- a CDS encoding PQQ-dependent sugar dehydrogenase, translated as MRARALTAVAAAALVLAAGCSSDDDAGSGGSAAESSAAPAGSGGAAGRGEPPPAKGSAKVVGTVAENLETPWGLAELPGGDLLVSSRDTGTVYHVAAEGGKVTEAGQVPGVQREPGNEGGLLGLALGADEMLYAYLTSDSDNRIVRMTYDSDGPEGNRLGAPDTVFRGIPKGGRHNGGRIAFGPDKMLYVGTGEAGDPPLAQDKDSLGGKILRMTPEGEPARGNPEAGSVVYSYGHRNVQGLAWDDDKRLWAAEFGDRKWDELNLIEPGKNYGWPEVEGKENRKGFVDPVVQWPTPDASPSGIAFADGSIWMASLRGERLWRIPLDGTKAAADPQAFFDGKYGRLRTVQRASDGDLLLMTNETDLRGTPEKGDDRILRLEVS; from the coding sequence GTGAGAGCCCGCGCCCTGACCGCCGTGGCCGCCGCCGCACTCGTGCTCGCCGCCGGCTGCTCGTCGGACGACGACGCAGGCTCCGGCGGTTCCGCCGCGGAGTCCTCCGCAGCGCCCGCCGGCAGCGGCGGCGCCGCCGGCCGGGGCGAGCCGCCGCCGGCCAAGGGCTCCGCGAAGGTCGTCGGCACCGTCGCCGAGAACCTGGAGACCCCGTGGGGCCTGGCCGAGCTGCCCGGCGGCGACCTGCTGGTCTCCTCCCGCGACACCGGCACCGTCTACCACGTGGCCGCCGAGGGCGGGAAGGTCACCGAGGCGGGACAGGTGCCCGGCGTGCAGCGCGAACCGGGCAACGAGGGCGGCCTGCTGGGGCTCGCGCTCGGCGCCGACGAGATGCTCTACGCCTACCTCACCTCCGACAGCGACAACCGCATCGTGCGGATGACGTACGACTCGGACGGGCCCGAGGGCAACCGGCTGGGCGCGCCGGACACCGTCTTCCGCGGCATCCCCAAGGGCGGCCGGCACAACGGCGGGCGGATCGCGTTCGGCCCGGACAAGATGCTCTACGTGGGCACCGGCGAAGCCGGCGACCCGCCCCTGGCGCAGGACAAGGATTCGCTGGGCGGCAAGATCCTGCGGATGACGCCCGAGGGCGAGCCGGCGCGCGGCAACCCGGAGGCGGGCTCGGTGGTGTACTCGTACGGCCACCGCAACGTGCAGGGGCTGGCCTGGGACGACGACAAGCGGCTGTGGGCGGCGGAGTTCGGCGACCGGAAGTGGGACGAGCTGAACCTCATCGAGCCGGGGAAGAACTACGGCTGGCCGGAGGTCGAGGGCAAGGAGAACCGGAAGGGCTTCGTCGACCCCGTCGTGCAGTGGCCCACCCCGGACGCCTCGCCGAGCGGCATCGCGTTCGCGGACGGGTCGATCTGGATGGCGTCCCTGCGCGGCGAGCGGCTGTGGCGGATCCCGCTGGACGGCACGAAGGCGGCGGCGGACCCGCAGGCGTTCTTCGACGGCAAGTACGGGCGGCTGCGCACGGTGCAGCGGGCGTCGGACGGCGATCTGCTGCTGATGACCAACGAGACGGACCTGCGCGGCACGCCGGAGAAGGGCGACGACCGCATCCTGCGTCTTGAGGTCAGCTAG